TGTCGACTATTCCGAGCGCGGGCATTCGGTTGAGATCATCGTCGACGGCGTTCCGAAAAGGCAAACGATCATCTTTTCAGGAACGGATTATTTCGGAGAAAAGTATTATTTCACTGAAGAAGGCTTGAGATATATTCAAGATTCAAGACATAGGCGGCCGCAGCAAAGCCTTGTCTTGAACTATCTAATCAAAATTCCGATTATTCTTAAATCACCGCAGGTGATTGCTCGCAATATACGATTTCCTGAGCGCCATCTTTATTGCGACAAGGTTTCGATTAAAGAACGCGGCAACAAGAAATGCCTGCTGGGCGTTGTGTTGAGCAAAGCCAATATTAACATCGTATGGAATTTCTATTGGCTGGAAGAAAGCAACTTGCCTGAATTATTTGAAATTATTTACAAAAGCAAAAGCTTCACGAAACGTTAATGGTGATCATTATGACCCATCAGCTTAAAGCAGTACTAGATGAACGTGACTTTTTGGAGATTTGGATTCCAGAGTTTAACACAGAGCCTTTTCCGGAACTTGAATCAGGTCTCTATAGACTGTTCAGTTGCGCAAAGTTGAAAGGCGCAAAACGCGCTTTTGACAGCATTATGATCGACGGATTCTCCAAAGCTTATCCCCGAATTCTCGGGGAAGTCAAGCGCAAAGAGCCGCCCGTCGAGCAGGAAAATTACGACGTTCCCGAGCTGGGTTTGTATCAAGTTCAATTGAGCCGGATTCTGGAAGAAATTTATTGCCGGTTTGTCGCCAGGAAAAATCTGCCGGCGCAGCAAGCCGAGGCGCTGGTTTAAGGCATCACTCTTCGCCCAACCAACTTTGTTTACCTACGACAAATCCATCCGCCTGCTCGATTCCGTTCTCACTCTTGACAGCCGCCGCTACAGCGAAGCGTGCTGCATTTCCCACGCGCACACCGATCACATCCGTTCCCATCGCCGCGTTTTTGCCACGCCCGCAACGGTTGAGTTCATGAAACAGCGCCTCCGCAACCTCCGCGCCACCGCCGTCGATTTCAACTCGCCGTTTGAGTTCGACGGTTATCGCGTGACATTTCTGCCGGCGGGGCATATTCTCGGCTCGGCGCAAATTCTCCTCGAGCGCGGCGGCCAGCGCCTGCTTTACTCCGGCGATTTTAAATTGGAAAAAAATGCAACAGCGGAGGCCCTGCAATTTGCCCCTTGCGATTTGCTCATCATGGAATGCACCTTCGGCCATCCCCGCTATCAATTTCCTCCCCGCGAAAAAATTATTGCGCGGCTTTGCGACTGGGCGCATGTGGCGCTTCGCAATGGCAAAACCCCGGTCGTCTTTGCGTACGCGCTCGGCAAATCGCAGGAAGCCATGAAAATCCTCAGCGACAACGGTTTCGCGTTGAGCGTGCATCCCGCCATTTTGCGCTTGACGAAAGTTTATGAGCAATTCGGATTTCGATTCGGCGAGGTTGTGCCTTATCGCCGCAGCGAGCCGGCGGCAAATCGCGTTGTGATGATGCCCTCGTCAGCCCGGCGGACGCGGCAGATGGACAAGCTTGCCAACAAACACACCCTGTATCTTTCCGGCTGGGCGATTGACGCGAATGCGAAATATCGTTTCGGCGTCGACGAAGCCCTGCCGCTTTCCGATCACGCTGATTTTCCCGGCTTGATCGAATATGTCCGGCGCGTCAATCCACAAAAAATTTTCACCACTCACGGCCCGGCGGATTTTGCGTGGCATTTGCGCGCCCTTGGTTATCAAGCCGAGCCGCTCGGAGCGCCGCCGGCGCAAAGTGAGTTGTTTTAAAAAATTGTTTACCTTGCTTTTTCGCCGGGATCGGCGTGGATTTTTCAAAATTCTGTCTGAAGGTAAAATATGACATTGAGCATAAAACTGCCCGAAAAACTGGCCAATGAATTCTCTGCCCGGCAGATTTCCGAAAATGACATTCAAAAGGTGGTTTTGGCAACTTTGGAAATCTGGCTCAAGCAAAGTGAGACGCCGAGTCACAGCCGGTTTAGCGAAAGTGCCATGCCGTTCGCCCGCCGGCTGATCGCCCAAAACCGTGAACTCTTCGAAACGTTGGTCAAGTCTTGATGATGCCAGACGAGCCAACACTGGAACGCGCGGATGAAATCGCGGATCTGCTGGTTCGAATCTACGAAATACACGAAGCCATTATCACCGAAACCGGCGGCCTGCCCGGCCTGCGCGATGCGACCATGCTGCATGCCGCCATGGCCCGGCCTTTTGCAACTTTCGGAGGCCAAGAACTTTATCCTACCGATTTTGAGAAAGCTGCTGCACTTTTTCACTCGCTTATCTCGTGGTGAAAATCTCAAACCTCTGAGCATATCCGATATTGCTGAATGGCTCCGGAAGTTGTTGAACCCAGCGACAGAGAGAGTTTGATACTTTCGTTTTTCACGATCAATCATGAACCCCACATCGTCAAAACGATATGCGCAGAAATGGCAAAAGATCATTTCCGCTTTAGGAAATAAATCCATGGTGTCTTGATTTTGCCGCGCAGCACGATCTCAAGCTGCGAACGCATGCATTTTACAATCCGGATTTTCTAAGGGGTGTAAAAAGCTATTATTCTCAGCTCCGTGAAACTGCCGGCGGGGATGTGCTCATTGAGAATTTTGAACGATTGAAGAAACTAAAAGGCACTCTGCTATAAACATCTCACGAATGCTTGCTGCCAGTTGCAAATATTACGAACAATCAGCAACCGGCAACAAGCAACAAGCGACCAGTTTTCAAATCCCCAACCGCAACGTTGCCCGCCACTCCCGTCCCGGCAACGGATAGCCGTCGATGATGCTGAAATGCTTGTCAAACACATTCCGCATTTCGACATGCAGCAGCGTGTCAAAGTCACCGAAATGAACTTGCCGGCTCAGAGAAAAATTCGTCACGCGATATGCCGGCAGCGATTTGCTGTTGTCGGCGTTAATGAAACGCTTGCCGACGAGCTGAAAACTTCCACCCAAATTAAGATAACGCAAATTTAAATTTGCGTTCAGATCAAACTTATTGGCCGGACGGTAAAGCAGGTTTTTGCTGCTGGCTTCATTCTTCGGCGAGAGCCGCGTATAATTCGCGCGCCAGCCCAGGCGGTCGCCGTGGCTGCGCCAGGCCGCGCTCAATTCGACGCCGCTGATCTTGGCGTTTTCCAAATTCACCGGTGAATAGCGGAAATTGGCGTCGCTGATCCACACGATCAAATCCTCGATTTTGGAATTGAAGCCCGCCAGCTCGAGCTGCCAATTTCCGGCGGTGGAAAATTCATACAACACGCCGCCTTCAATCTCACGCCCGCGCTCCGGCAGCAAGCCTGGATTGCCCGCGACAAAGGGCCCGGCCGGCCAGAACAGATCATTCATGCTCGGCACGCGAAAAGATTTGCCGATACTGCCATGCACATGCAGCCGCGTGGCGCTTTCGCGATTCAATCCCAGCGCCAGCTTCGGACTCGTGCGATGGCCGGCGTCGGAATAATCGTCGTAACGCAGCGACGGCATGACTTTGATTTGCCAACGGCCTGGCCGCCTTCCAAGAAATGGCTGCCATTCCGCTTGCACAAAGGCGCTGCGCTGCGTGCGCTCCGGTTTGCCGAGATCGGTGCTGGTGAGGCGATAATGGCCGGCTTCGCCGCCAACCACGAGATCGAAAGTTTGATGCAATTTCACGCGATTTTGCAGGCTGCCAAAATCCGAGGCCACTTGATGACGGCTGGCAACCGGAAAGAGGGGATCCGGATCGTCATAGCGCTGATCGCGGCGGTCGGCGGAAAATTGCGCTGCAAGCTGCAACAACGGCGATGAATTCCAATTAAACGCAATGCTGGTGAGATGATTCGAATCTTTTTGCTGCGCATCGTCGCTCAAAAAATGCAAAGAGCCGGGCACGCCCTGCTCGAGACGAGTGCGGCGATGCAAAACTTGCACGCTGAGATCGTCATGTGGATTTCCCGACAAGCGCGCAAAAATCTCGCGGCGTTGCGAGCCGTTGTTTTGCCGCTTGATTTTTCCGGTGTCGTCGATGGGGAAATCGCCGTCGCTGACCAGACGATCCAGCGCCACTGCGCCGCGCCATTTGGCGCTGCCATAGCTGAGCTGCGCGCGGCTGTTGAACGCGCCGAAACTGCCGGCGCTGGTTTGCAATGAGCTGGAAAATCCCGCCGGTGGTTGCACGCTGCGCAGATGAATCACCCCGCCGATGGCTTCGCTGCCATATTGCGCCGAGGCATTGCCGCGCAAAATTTCGATTTTGTCGATGCCGACCAGTGAGAACAAACTTGCGTCAATGCTGCCGCTCTGGGGATTGTTCAAGCGCGCGCCGTCGGTGAGCACCAAAACCTGCCCCTCGCCCGCGCCGCGCAGGTTGATGGTTTTGAGGCCGTTGACGCCGCCGTACTCTTTCACAAAAACCGACTGCGCGTTCGAGAGGGCTTCGCCGAGATTTTGCCGTGCGACGATTTGCGGTGAGTTGACTTCGACCAGCTCGGTCGCCGAAGGCGCGTCGGCGCGCACTGAAGCTTGCCGCGTCGCCGTCACCACGGTTTCCGCAAAAAGCAGGGTGGTGGCTTCGAGTGTGATGTTCAATTCATCCTGAATCTCAGCCAGCGCGAGCGTGCGAGGGCGATACCCCATGAAACTGATACGCAAAGAGTCGGCAGTTTCGCCATGGGCCTGGAACCGGAAACGGCCATGGGCATCGCTGATGGCGCCGCTGCCTTTGGGCACGACAAAAATGTTGGCCCCAGGCAAAGGCTTGCCAGTTCGTGAATCCGTGATTTGGCCGCGAATGAATTTCCCATTTTGCGACATGGCCAAATTGGCCAGCAGCAAAACCGCGGTGCTCCAAAAAAATCGCTTCGACATAGCTCCTCCGTGAATGAGAGAAAATAAAAATGGGGACCCCGAGGAAAGGCGAATAATTTCCAAGAAGCGGGCTAAAACAAAACAGCCCCACTTCGAGGAAATGGGGCTGTTGCCGATGTCTGCACCAAAGAAACCACTTCAGCTCACTTGACCTTGCCCTCGAAGGCTCCAGTCCCGATTTTCAAAATCGGGAAATGGATTGAACGCACAGGCAGGTCTCCTGACTTGCAGCGAAACCACTCGTCAAGCCTTCCCCTCGATTGAGAGTGACTTGGCAATGAATCCATGCTGCTCACAGTTGCGGGGCAGTCGCCGATTTTCACGGCGTTCCCTATTCTCCCCGCGCGCCAAATTTTATGGCGCGCGGGACACCTGTGTTGCGATGAATATATAAAAAAACCGGCGCAAATGCAACGAGTTTTTGTGATAATTTTTTCACGACAAACGGACAACCTTGACTTTATGGTGGGGAATTTGTAAACTGTAATCCTATGCGATTCATTCATTTCGCCGACACCCATCTCGGTTATTCGG
This DNA window, taken from candidate division KSB1 bacterium, encodes the following:
- a CDS encoding MBL fold metallo-hydrolase, which produces MFTYDKSIRLLDSVLTLDSRRYSEACCISHAHTDHIRSHRRVFATPATVEFMKQRLRNLRATAVDFNSPFEFDGYRVTFLPAGHILGSAQILLERGGQRLLYSGDFKLEKNATAEALQFAPCDLLIMECTFGHPRYQFPPREKIIARLCDWAHVALRNGKTPVVFAYALGKSQEAMKILSDNGFALSVHPAILRLTKVYEQFGFRFGEVVPYRRSEPAANRVVMMPSSARRTRQMDKLANKHTLYLSGWAIDANAKYRFGVDEALPLSDHADFPGLIEYVRRVNPQKIFTTHGPADFAWHLRALGYQAEPLGAPPAQSELF
- a CDS encoding TonB-dependent receptor, whose amino-acid sequence is MSKRFFWSTAVLLLANLAMSQNGKFIRGQITDSRTGKPLPGANIFVVPKGSGAISDAHGRFRFQAHGETADSLRISFMGYRPRTLALAEIQDELNITLEATTLLFAETVVTATRQASVRADAPSATELVEVNSPQIVARQNLGEALSNAQSVFVKEYGGVNGLKTINLRGAGEGQVLVLTDGARLNNPQSGSIDASLFSLVGIDKIEILRGNASAQYGSEAIGGVIHLRSVQPPAGFSSSLQTSAGSFGAFNSRAQLSYGSAKWRGAVALDRLVSDGDFPIDDTGKIKRQNNGSQRREIFARLSGNPHDDLSVQVLHRRTRLEQGVPGSLHFLSDDAQQKDSNHLTSIAFNWNSSPLLQLAAQFSADRRDQRYDDPDPLFPVASRHQVASDFGSLQNRVKLHQTFDLVVGGEAGHYRLTSTDLGKPERTQRSAFVQAEWQPFLGRRPGRWQIKVMPSLRYDDYSDAGHRTSPKLALGLNRESATRLHVHGSIGKSFRVPSMNDLFWPAGPFVAGNPGLLPERGREIEGGVLYEFSTAGNWQLELAGFNSKIEDLIVWISDANFRYSPVNLENAKISGVELSAAWRSHGDRLGWRANYTRLSPKNEASSKNLLYRPANKFDLNANLNLRYLNLGGSFQLVGKRFINADNSKSLPAYRVTNFSLSRQVHFGDFDTLLHVEMRNVFDKHFSIIDGYPLPGREWRATLRLGI